From the genome of Lotus japonicus ecotype B-129 chromosome 6, LjGifu_v1.2, one region includes:
- the LOC130725569 gene encoding 3'-5' exonuclease-like, giving the protein MPSNLNRNPAGPAPPPAIITVVDYNIPGGTHKLYDINFDSHTIKTLVTTSPYFVNAWLYQTLQLHSHHHHLLIGLDIEWRPNLQPGDNNRVATLQLCVGHRCLIYQIFHARSIPASLVEFLSNPNHMFVGVGVRDNANKLFRDYRLRVANCVDLCTVAADLMGDPAMKRVGLRRLAQRVIGRDVEKQRNITMSKWDKRWLSKKQVKYATVDAYVSSEIGLRLLLPFWF; this is encoded by the coding sequence ATGCCCTCCAACCTCAACCGTAACCCCGCCGGACCGGCACCGCCACCAGCCATAATCACGGTGGTGGACTACAACATCCCCGGCGGCACCCACAAACTCTACGACATAAACTTCGACTCCCACACCATTAAAACCCTCGTCACCACCTCCCCTTACTTCGTCAACGCCTGGCTCTACCAAACCCTACAACTCcactcccaccaccaccacctcctcatAGGCCTCGACATCGAGTGGCGCCCCAACCTCCAGCCCGGCGATAACAACCGTGTCGCCACACTCCAACTCTGCGTCGGCCACCGCTGCCTCATCTACCAAATCTTCCACGCTCGCTCTATCCCGGCCTCCCTCGTGGAATTCCTCTCcaaccccaatcacatgttcgTTGGCGTCGGTGTTCGCGACAACGCCAACAAGCTCTTCCGGGACTACCGCCTCCGCGTCGCGAACTGCGTGGACCTCTGCACCGTGGCTGCTGACTTGATGGGTGATCCCGCCATGAAGAGGGTCGGGCTGAGGAGGTTGGCGCAGCGCGTGATCGGAAGAGACGTTGAGAAGCAGAGGAATATCACGATGAGCAAGTGGGATAAACGATGGCTCTCCAAGAAGCAGGTTAAATATGCTACTGTTGATGCCTATGTTTCCTCTGAGATTGGACTTCGTCTCTTATTACCCTTTTGGTTTTGA
- the LOC130724405 gene encoding uncharacterized protein LOC130724405, translating into MVIRKELVDQDWEIYLHSFDEDTAWGVDYRQEKNVYVGGATIFKRDQAGQIVETQPIRGKIRFPHAPFRFGLPLGMEFLSGSESDPSEGPGYESGEGSEPSVTSEYWNPTEGLLVPKEEPVSPIAPPEQELNQGLMDPVPLGFGWSLEALRQWNLDMKVELPKPGEETPEPSNMWAREDADCNEWP; encoded by the coding sequence atggtgatccggaaggagctagtggatcaggactgggagatttATCTCCATAGTTTTGATGAGGACACGGCCTGGGGTGTCGACTACCGCCAGGAGAAGAACGTGTACGTCGGCGGCGCGACCATCTTCAAAAGAGACCAAGCTGGGCAGATTGTTGAGACTCAGCCTATCAGAGGGAAGATTCGGTTTCCTCACGCACCCTTCCGTTTTGGACTCCCCTTAGGGATGGAATTTCTCAGCGGTTCGGAGTCGGACCCTAGTGAGGGGCCAGGCTACGAGTCAGGCGAGGGGAGCGAGCCTTCAGTGACTTCCGAGTACTGGAATCCGACAGAGGGACTTTTGGTGCCGAAGGAGGAGCCGGTGAGCCCCATTGCACCACCCGAGCAAGAGCTGAATCAGGGACTCATGGATCCCGTACCATTAGGGTTTGGGTGGAgcttggaggcattgaggcagtggaacctggacatgaaagttgagcttccgaagccaggagaggagacgccggagccttccaacatgtgggccagagaagatgcagactgcaacgagtggccttga
- the LOC130723917 gene encoding uncharacterized protein LOC130723917, with amino-acid sequence MALRPSSAIALLLPVLLLLACRLNLALAASGGVMGGDFFDSGSSFDSGSSFDSGSSFDSSISDPDPFMVSGRPSGKEALSPSRERELEFFILSWIILFGILFLAYWLYIQENTNTLCKLQVAVFGGNKGSSVQSDLTRIAKAADTSSREGVSHLLIETIEALDRQPSSLIAGYSSVDLMKDREGVKKYFNQLSNEERGKFDEVTLVKRSSVNVFSNEDTLWNAKESINVPQKLEEELLNGSGNEYIALDIKESADESQKFEEEELLKVFGNEYIVVTILVAAKGTHKLPNNNGAEDLKKALQKLRSILLLPSKLLAGEVLWTPQKEDESLPGRKLLKDYPHLVESMKSFRVKKEE; translated from the exons ATGGCGTTAAGACCTTCTAGTGCTATTGCTCTGTTGCTCCCTGTGCTGTTGTTACTAGCATGCAGACTCAACTTGGCTTTGGCCGCCTCAGGAGGCGTGATGGGAGGGGATTTCTTTGATTCTGGTTCTTCCTTTGATTCTGGTTCTTCCTTTGATTCTGGTTCTTCCTTCGATTCATCCATTAGTGATCCAGACCCTTTCATGGTGTCGGGTCGGCCGTCGGGTAAAGAAGCCCTTTCTCCCAGTAGAGAAAGAGAACTCGAGTTTTTCATTCTGAGTTGGataattttgtttggtataCTTTTCCTTGCATATTGGTTATACATCCAAGAGAATACTAATACTCTCTGCAAGCTTCAG gTTGCGGTGTTTGGTGGGAATAAGGGAAGCTCAGTACAAAGCGATCTAACTAGGATTGCCAAAGCTGCAGACACTTCCTCTCGGGAAGGTGTGAGCCATCTATTGATAG AGACAATAGAGGCTTTGGATAGGCAACCTAGTTCTCTTATTGCAGGATATTCATCT GTTGATCTAATGAAGGATAGGGAGGGTGTGAAGAAATACTTCAATCAACTATCAAATGAAGAAAGGGGAAAATTTGATGAAGTGACATTAGTAAAGAGATCCAGTGTTAATGTGTTTAGCAATGAAGACACATTG TGGAATGCAAAGGAAAGTATAAATGTACCACAGAAACTTGAAGAGGAACTTCTGAATGGGTCTGGCAACGAGTACATAGCG TTGGATATAAAGGAAAGTGCAGATGAATCACAGAAATTTGAAGAAGAGGAACTTCTCAAAGTGTTTGGTAACGAGTACATAGTG GTAACAATCTTGGTAGCTGCTAAAGGAACACATAAGCTTCCTAACAACAATGGAGCTGAAGATTTGAAGAAAGCCTTACAAAAGCTTAGATCCATTCTCCTTCTCCCAAGCAAATTATTA GCTGGTGAGGTTTTATGGACGCCACAAAAAGAGGATGAAAGTCTTCCAGGACGGAAACTACTTAAAGACTACCCTCATTTAGTAGAGTCTATGAAAAGCTTTAGGGTTAAGAAAGAGGAATAG
- the LOC130726840 gene encoding uncharacterized protein LOC130726840, giving the protein MGGNFFDSDSSSSSESSTIDSEPLHRREEEAHSSPADADGLGWGTHGGVLMFLIFIFGVFFVGFCKDTDANTITLCKLQVAMFGGSKGSSIQRDLTRIAKAADTSSREGVSHLLTGSIRKRGIACDNYLIIM; this is encoded by the exons ATGGGAGGGAATTTCTTTGATTCTGATTCTTCATCCTCTTCAGAATCATCCACGATTGATTCAGAGCCCCTGCATCGGCGTGAAGAAGAAGCTCATTCTTCTCCTGCTGATGCTGATGGGCTTGGTTGGGGAACACACGGTGGAGTACTTATGTTTCTGATCTTCATATTTGGTGTGTTTTTTGTTGGATTTTGTAAAGACACCGATGCAAATACTATTACTCTCTGCAAGCTTCAG GTTGCGATGTTTGGCGGGAGTAAAGGAAGCTCGATACAAAGGGATCTAACTAGGATTGCAAAAGCTGCAGATACTTCCTCTAGGGAAGGTGTGAGCCATCTATTGACAGGTAGTATCAGGAAGAGAGGAATTGCTTGTGATAATTATCTAATCATCATGTAG
- the LOC130723521 gene encoding uncharacterized protein LOC130723521: MASLNAKMALKPVCAIASMLLVLLLLACKLNLASASSGGVMGGNFFDSDSSSSSESSTIDSEPLHRREEEAHSSPGDADGLGWGTHGGVLMFLIFIFGVFFVGFCKDTDANTITLCKLQVAMFGGSKGSSIQRDLTRIAKAADTSSREGVSHLLTETIQALDRHPSYSIAGYSSVGQKQSMEDGKKCYDQLSNEERGKFDKETLVNLFNVEKRSQSINEFINEDTSLNVKESTTESQKFEEEELLNGLGDEYIVVTILVAAKGAHKLPNNGAEDLKKALQKLRSILLLPSKLLAGEVLWTPLKEGDTLSERKLLEDYPQLAECMKSFIVKKQE; encoded by the exons ATGGCATCATTGAATGCAAAAATGGCCTTAAAACCCGTTTGTGCTATCGCTTCGATGCTTCTTGTGCTGTTGTTACTGGCATGCAAACTCAACTTGGCTTCAGCCTCCTCAGGAGGCGTGATGGGAGGGAATTTCTTTGATTCTgattcttcctcctcctcagaATCATCCACGATTGATTCAGAGCCCCTGCATCGACGTGAAGAAGAAGCTCATTCTTCTCCTGGTGATGCTGATGGGCTTGGCTGGGGAACACACGGTGGAGTACTTATGTTTCTGATCTTCATATTTGGTGTGTTTTTTGTTGGATTTTGCAAAGACACCGATGCAAATACTATTACTCTCTGCAAGCTTCAG GTTGCGATGTTTGGCGGGAGTAAAGGAAGCTCGATACAAAGGGATCTAACTAGGATTGCAAAAGCTGCAGATACTTCCTCTAGGGAAGGTGTGAGCCATCTATTGACAG AGACCATACAGGCTTTGGATCGGCATCCTAGTTACTCTATTGCAGGATATTCATCT GTGGGTCAAAAGCAGAGTATGGAGGATGGGAAGAAATGCTATGATCAACTATCAAATGAAGAAAGGGGAAAATTTGATAAAGAGACATTAGTTAATTTGTTCAACGTAGAAAAGAGAAGCCAGAGTATTAATGAGTTTATCAATGAGGACACATCG TTGAATGTAAAGGAAAGTACAACTGAATCACAGAAATTTGAAGAAGAGGAACTTCTCAATGGGCTTGGTGACGAGTACATAGTG GTAACAATCTTGGTAGCTGCTAAAGGAGCACATAAGCTTCCTAACAATGGAGCTGAAGATTTGAAGAAAGCCTTACAAAAGCTTAGATCCATTCTCCTTCTCCCAAGCAAATTATTA GCTGGTGAGGTGTTATGGACCCCACTAAAAGAGGGTGACACTCTTTCAGAACGGAAACTACTTGAAGACTACCCTCAATTAGCAGAATGTATGAAAAGCTTTATAGTTAAGAAACAGGAATAG